The sequence below is a genomic window from Flavobacterium keumense.
ATGATATTGGCTTTAGCTAATGTTTTATTGATATTAGCACTTAGTTGTTCTACATCGGCTTCTAATAAGTCATTGGTATCGGCTAATCCGTTATCGTATTTATCTTTAATGATTCGGTAGTTTTCTGAAGATTGTGCCACAGCTTGTCCGTACACTTCATTTTGTTGGATGGCTAAATGGTATTCTTCTATTGCTTTTTGAACTTCAATTTTGATATAGTCGGTTAGCATGGCTTCTGAATTTTGAATTTCAGTTGCTTTGCTTTCGGCTAATTTGACAGCAGTGCCATTTTTAAAAATAGTACTCAAGTCATACGATAAACCTAAGCCAAAATTCATGGCATTTTGAACAGTTACCACATTTTTCAAATCCAATGCGACATAACCACCGATTACATTTATGGAAGGATAATACCCTCCTTTAGTTAATTTGATGTTGGCTTTGCTCGCTTTTCCTTGCAATTGAACCGCTTGTAGATCTTTTCTGTTTTCCAAAGCAGGTTGCTCGCTTGTTGGAACATTATCCATTTTGAAATTAGCAAAATCACCTTCACGAATTTCTAATTGAGTTCCAACAGGCAATTTCAATAAAGTAATTAACTGAAAGTTGATGATATTTTCGTCATTCACCGCTTCATCAATCGATAATTTGATTTTAGATACTTGCAATTGTGCTTTCAATAAATCATTTCGAGCGATGATTTCATTTTTTTCTAATTCGCTAAAATCAAATGCACGTTGTTCAGCTCGTTTTTGATTTTCTTTCAAAAGAGAAATTGTTTTCTGTGCCTTGAATAAACTAGCATAAAGATTAATCACTTTCATAGCAACTTCCTCTTTGGTATGAGTTGCAGATGCTGTTTCGGCTTCGTACAAATTTTCATGCATCTGTACACTATTTTGTATTCTAAAACCAGCAAAAACAGGTACAGAAACATTAATTTGCCCAATCATTAGTTGGTCAACCACAGGTAATGAACCTGAATTGCTATTTTGACTTGACTTTAAATTGATGGAAGCATTCGCTAATCGTTGGTATTGTCCCGAAATTCTTAAATCGGGGTATTGATTGTTCTTTGCCGATTCTAACTCGTATTTCTTAGAGTTTACTTTGGCATTTGCCAATCCTACTTCATTGCTTTTGCCCCAAGCTAAATTAACGGCTTCGTCTAATGTTAGGCTTTTTCTCTCTTGTGCATCTATGGAATTGATTCCTAAAACGTACAATCCAAAGAGCAAGAATCGATTAATTTTCTTCATGTATCAGTAGCGCTTTTATGGTTTGTTGTATATGATTTTTTAATTCTGTTGTGCTGTAATTTTCAAAAGCCTCTTTGGTGTTCAATCCCAATACTTCTTCAAAAAACGGTTTGTTCATTTGGAAATGAAAAAAAGTTCCTAAAATAGTAGGAGTGAGCAAGGGAACAATAATATCTTTTCTGAAAACGCCTTTTTGTTGACCTTCTTCAATGATGGTTTCGAGTGTTTTTAGATTTCCTTTTTTTAATTCAGAAAATGCCGCTAAACTTTTGGCTCTTTTTTCAGAATTGAATTCAAAATGTAAAATGCGATAAATTCCTTTGTTTTTGTTCATTCGATTGAGGTACAATTCAATCAGCTTATTGATTTTGTCAATAGGTTCTAACTCTTCCTGAATCAGATGATCCAATTGATTTTTTAAATCCGATGTTCTATAGAAAAGTAAGGATTCCAATAAACGTTCTTTCGACCCAAAATAGTATGAAATCATTGCAATATTGATTTTGGCTATTTTCGAAATATCCCGAATAGAAGTTCCGTCAAAACCCTTTTCTGCGAATAAGGTTTCGGCTACTTCTAAAATCTGAATTTGTTTGTCGGTGAAATTGCTTTTCAAAGCATTATTTTTTTAGCAATGACAAAATTAAACAACTGTTTAATTAAACGACTGTTTAAATTGTATTTAACACCATTTTAACAAATAATTAGCGCTAAAAAAAATATACGGAAAAAGTAATAATTACACTATTGATTTACCCAAACAAACACTTGTTACTACATTTTCATATTGGTCATAATTAGGAATGACGGAATAACCTGCTTTAGTGTACAGTTGAATGGCTTGCGGATTGTTAGTTCCTGTTTCCAGAATACAGTTGGTAAAACCGTATTCGCTTGCCCAATTTTCTAATGCGGATAGGATTCCTTTAGCAATGCCTTGACCGCGAAAATCGGGGCGAACAAACATTCGTTTTATTTCGGCGGTAGTGTTATTGTAGGGTTTGAAAGCACCGCAACCAACAGCATGATTACGGTGGTAGCCAACCACGACATTCTTAATGTGATCCAAGGTGTCGAATTGAGCATAAAACGCATGGTCTTCACCATCGTGAATAGCTAGATCTTCGTCTAATAGAGTGACTAGTTTTAAAAAGTTTTCGTTATCAGAGGTTGTTCTTTCGAATGTCATAGAAATAAATTTTATCGAATCTCTTTCACAAATTCTTCAATTTTTCCTGTTCCATTTTGGGTTAAATGGTTAATGAAAGCACTTCCAATAATGGCGCCTTTCGCAAATTCAGTTGCTTGGTTGAACGTTTCGGCATTGTTGATTCCAAAACCAATGATTTGTGGGTTTTTCAAATTCATAGCAGCAATACGCTTGAAATAATTTTCTTGTGTACTTCCAAAACCCGATTGCGAGCCCGTTACACTAGCAGAACTTACCATATAAATAAATCCGTCAGAGACGCTATCAATAAAACGAATACGTTCGTCAGAGGTTTGTGGTGTAATTAAAAACACGTTGATTAAGCCGTATTTTTCAAAAGTAGCTTTGTATTGCTCCGCATATACATCCACTGGTAAATCAGGAATGATTAAACCGTCAATGCCAATTTCGGCGCATTTTTTACAGAAATTTTCTACCCCGTATTGCAACATTGGGTTGAAATACCCCATAATTACTAACGGAATGGAAACTGTTTTGCGAATGTCTTTCAATTGGTCAAACAAAACTTGAGTTGTCATTCCGTTGTGTAAGGCTTGAGTAGAACTCGCTTGAATAGTTGGTCCATCGGCCAAAGGGTCGCTAAATGGCAAGCCTATTTCAATCATATCAATGCCACTTTTTTCCAAATCTTGAATGATTTGTACCGTATCGTTCAGGCTAGGATAACCCGCTGAAAAATAGATAGACAATACTTTTTTAGTTTCTTGTAATTTTTGATTGATTCGATTCATTGTAATTTACGATTTACGATTTACGATATACGATTTGGCGTATAGTATATTTTGTTATTTTGTGTTATTAATTCGAGCTGTTTTTAATGATGATACAATGATAGCTGTAATTTCATTTGCTTCTTGTAAGAGGAATTCAATTTCCGAATTTAATCCAATTTGTTCTATCATCGTAATATCTTGAATGAGTTCAAGAAAAAAGTGACTTTCATCAGCCTCTTCTTCAACAATTTTTAATTTATTAATAAAATCTGGGGCAGATTTAGCTCTTTGGGTTGCTCTATAATTGGCACCTACCGAGCTAGAACAACGAATAAGTTGGTTGACATACGCATTGTATTCTCTGGTTTTGGGCAATTTACTACATAGAATCCAACAATCAATAGCAAACTTTTTAGTTCGTCTTAGCATTACTTCTTTCATAAGATTTGGGGGCTTTAAGTGTTAATTTATAACTACTATATTTTAAAATCGTACTTCTTACTTCGTATATCCAATATAGTAAATCGTATATTGAATATCGTACTTCGTAAATTCCTATAATTTGAAATAATCAATATAGGTATTCAAATCTTTGTCGCCACGTCCCGAAAGATTAATTACGACCACATCGTTAGGTTTGAATTTCATTTCGTCCAAAACAGCAAAGGCGTGCGCACTTTCAATTGCCGGAATAATTCCTTCTAATTTAGACAGTTCCAAACCCCAATTCATAGCTTGTGCATCCGTAATGGAAATGAATTGAGCTCTTCCTGAAGCAAATAAATGCGCGTGCATGGGGCCAACACCTGGGTAATCCAATCCAGCCGAAATAGAGTAAGGCTCCGTAATTTGTCCGTCAGGAGTTTGCATCAACAAGGTTTTACTTCCGTGTATCACACCAATTTTCCCTAAGGCTGAGGTAGCAGCACTTTCACCTGAATGCACTCCTAAACCTGCTGCTTCTACAGCAATGATGTTGACTTCTTTTTCGTCCAAAAAGTGGTAATAAGCTCCCGCAGCATTACTTCCTCCACCCACACAAGCAATTACATAATCTGGATTTTCTTTTCCTTCTTTTTCCAATAACTGGCTTTTGATTTCTTTTGAAATCACCGATTGGAAACGCGCCACCATATCAGGATAAGGGTGTGGTCCCACTACAGAACCAATGATATAATAGGTATCCACAGGATTGTTAATCCAATCGCGAATGGCTTCGTTGGTAGCATCTTTCAATGTTCTTGAACCCGATAACGCTGGACGCACTTCGGCACCTAACATTTTCATACGGGCTACATTGGGAGCCTGACGTTTGATATCAATTTCGCCCATATAGACAATACATTCCAAGCCCATTAAGGCACAAACGGTTGCCGTAGCTACACCGTGTTGACCCGCACCCGTTTCGGCAATAATTCGTTTTTTACCCAAACGTTTGGCCAATAAAATTTGCCCGATTGTATTGTTTACTTTATGCGCTCCTGTATGGCACAAATCTTCTCTTTTAAGATAGACTTTGGTATTGTATTTTTCAGACAAACGTGCCGCAAAGTAAAGCGGAGTAGGACGGCCTACGTAATCTTGTAACAAAGCGTCAAACTCAGCTTGAAACTCAGGTTCGGCTGTGATTTTTAAATAGTTTTGGCGTAATTCTTCTACATTAGGATATAACATTTCTGGAATGTAGGCGCCTCCAAATTCTCCATAATAGCCTTTTTCGTTGACGTTGTATGACATAATCTATATTTTTTATTTAATGTTTGTACGGACAATTCGCGAATTGTCAGTACTTATTTTTGGATGAATTTCTCTTAATAAATTTATATTTTTTAATCCCGCTTCGATTTCAAATTTACTATTTACATCAATAGCATAAATGGGTAAATCGGTTTTTAGTATTTCGTTGACCAAATCGATTTCGTCTAATCCAATGCCTCCGCTTAAAAAGAAAGGCTTTTGCGAAGGATATTTTGCTAGGACTTTCCAATCGAAAGTCGTTCCGTTTCCTCCAGGTAGTTTTCCTTTGGTATCAAAAAGGAAATAATCACAAACCGTTTCAAAAGGGTGTAATTGATCAAAATCAAAATCAGCATTCACTGAAAACACTTTAATGATTTCAATGTTTTTCGCCAATTTACTTCTCAATTCTTGGCAAAATACTACCGACTCATGTCCATGTAATTGCACGGCTTGTAAATCGTATTGGGCTACTTTTGTTGCAATTTCCCCTTGACTTGCATTAACAAATACACCTGTTTTTTTGATGCTTTGAGGCAAATTAGGCATTGCTCCATCAAAATAGCGCGCCGATTTCTCCCAGAATATAAAGCCCATATAATCGGGTAGGAGCGATCCTACTTCGAGAATATTGTCGGGGTATTTCATGCCGCAGATTTTGAGTTTCATATTTATTTTGCCGCTAAGACGCTAAGGCGCGAAGTTTTTTAAATTCGTTATAATTCGTGCAATTTGTATTGTTACAATTGCGCAATAAATTCTTTCGCTGCTTGGCCTGCGTTATCCGTTTTCATGAAGTTTTCACCAATTAAGAATCCTTGGTAACCATACGGTTTTAATTCGGTTATGGCTTCAATAGACGAAATACCGCTTTCGGATACTTTTACAAATTCATTCGGAATTTGGTCAGCCAATATTTTACTGAAATCCAAACTCACTTCGAATGTTTTTAAATTTCGGTTATTCACACCAATCATATCCAAACTCGGCATAATCGATTTTTCTAATTCTTCTTGGTTGTGGACTTCCAAAAGGACTTCCAATCCTAAACTATGTGCGAATTCAGACAAATTTTTGATTTCCTCTCGGCTCAAAACGGCTGCAATCAACAGAATTAAGTCGGCACCGTGCGCTTTGGCTTCCAAAATTTGGTATTCGTCCACAATGAATTCTTTTCGCAAAAGCGGAATGTTTACGCTAGCTCTTGCCAATAACAAATCGTCCAAAGAACCGCCAAAATACTTTCCGTCCGTTAAAACCGAAATACCACAAGCACCTGCTGTTTCATAACCTTTGACTACTTCTTCTACGGTAAAACCGTAA
It includes:
- the trpC gene encoding indole-3-glycerol phosphate synthase TrpC, which encodes MNILDKIILDKRREVVLKKSIIPVSQLEESVFFEKQTISLSHNLRNSTSGIIAEHKRRSPSKAEINYGFTVEEVVKGYETAGACGISVLTDGKYFGGSLDDLLLARASVNIPLLRKEFIVDEYQILEAKAHGADLILLIAAVLSREEIKNLSEFAHSLGLEVLLEVHNQEELEKSIMPSLDMIGVNNRNLKTFEVSLDFSKILADQIPNEFVKVSESGISSIEAITELKPYGYQGFLIGENFMKTDNAGQAAKEFIAQL
- a CDS encoding TolC family protein, translating into MKKINRFLLFGLYVLGINSIDAQERKSLTLDEAVNLAWGKSNEVGLANAKVNSKKYELESAKNNQYPDLRISGQYQRLANASINLKSSQNSNSGSLPVVDQLMIGQINVSVPVFAGFRIQNSVQMHENLYEAETASATHTKEEVAMKVINLYASLFKAQKTISLLKENQKRAEQRAFDFSELEKNEIIARNDLLKAQLQVSKIKLSIDEAVNDENIINFQLITLLKLPVGTQLEIREGDFANFKMDNVPTSEQPALENRKDLQAVQLQGKASKANIKLTKGGYYPSINVIGGYVALDLKNVVTVQNAMNFGLGLSYDLSTIFKNGTAVKLAESKATEIQNSEAMLTDYIKIEVQKAIEEYHLAIQQNEVYGQAVAQSSENYRIIKDKYDNGLADTNDLLEADVEQLSANINKTLAKANIIQKYYALLNATGQLTRTFTISKL
- a CDS encoding GNAT family N-acetyltransferase → MTFERTTSDNENFLKLVTLLDEDLAIHDGEDHAFYAQFDTLDHIKNVVVGYHRNHAVGCGAFKPYNNTTAEIKRMFVRPDFRGQGIAKGILSALENWASEYGFTNCILETGTNNPQAIQLYTKAGYSVIPNYDQYENVVTSVCLGKSIV
- the trpB gene encoding tryptophan synthase subunit beta: MSYNVNEKGYYGEFGGAYIPEMLYPNVEELRQNYLKITAEPEFQAEFDALLQDYVGRPTPLYFAARLSEKYNTKVYLKREDLCHTGAHKVNNTIGQILLAKRLGKKRIIAETGAGQHGVATATVCALMGLECIVYMGEIDIKRQAPNVARMKMLGAEVRPALSGSRTLKDATNEAIRDWINNPVDTYYIIGSVVGPHPYPDMVARFQSVISKEIKSQLLEKEGKENPDYVIACVGGGSNAAGAYYHFLDEKEVNIIAVEAAGLGVHSGESAATSALGKIGVIHGSKTLLMQTPDGQITEPYSISAGLDYPGVGPMHAHLFASGRAQFISITDAQAMNWGLELSKLEGIIPAIESAHAFAVLDEMKFKPNDVVVINLSGRGDKDLNTYIDYFKL
- a CDS encoding phosphoribosylanthranilate isomerase; amino-acid sequence: MKLKICGMKYPDNILEVGSLLPDYMGFIFWEKSARYFDGAMPNLPQSIKKTGVFVNASQGEIATKVAQYDLQAVQLHGHESVVFCQELRSKLAKNIEIIKVFSVNADFDFDQLHPFETVCDYFLFDTKGKLPGGNGTTFDWKVLAKYPSQKPFFLSGGIGLDEIDLVNEILKTDLPIYAIDVNSKFEIEAGLKNINLLREIHPKISTDNSRIVRTNIK
- the trpA gene encoding tryptophan synthase subunit alpha — translated: MNRINQKLQETKKVLSIYFSAGYPSLNDTVQIIQDLEKSGIDMIEIGLPFSDPLADGPTIQASSTQALHNGMTTQVLFDQLKDIRKTVSIPLVIMGYFNPMLQYGVENFCKKCAEIGIDGLIIPDLPVDVYAEQYKATFEKYGLINVFLITPQTSDERIRFIDSVSDGFIYMVSSASVTGSQSGFGSTQENYFKRIAAMNLKNPQIIGFGINNAETFNQATEFAKGAIIGSAFINHLTQNGTGKIEEFVKEIR
- a CDS encoding four helix bundle protein, whose protein sequence is MKEVMLRRTKKFAIDCWILCSKLPKTREYNAYVNQLIRCSSSVGANYRATQRAKSAPDFINKLKIVEEEADESHFFLELIQDITMIEQIGLNSEIEFLLQEANEITAIIVSSLKTARINNTK
- a CDS encoding TetR/AcrR family transcriptional regulator, which gives rise to MKSNFTDKQIQILEVAETLFAEKGFDGTSIRDISKIAKINIAMISYYFGSKERLLESLLFYRTSDLKNQLDHLIQEELEPIDKINKLIELYLNRMNKNKGIYRILHFEFNSEKRAKSLAAFSELKKGNLKTLETIIEEGQQKGVFRKDIIVPLLTPTILGTFFHFQMNKPFFEEVLGLNTKEAFENYSTTELKNHIQQTIKALLIHEEN